In Crassostrea angulata isolate pt1a10 chromosome 4, ASM2561291v2, whole genome shotgun sequence, one genomic interval encodes:
- the LOC128182221 gene encoding uncharacterized protein K02A2.6-like, translated as MLKAEWESSPNDPCIRSYFVNRDKLTIAPTENGSILLFENRLIIQKTVVELAHEGHQGIVKTKQLLRDKVWFPGINQLVEEICKKCIPCAASTPTKQHEPLQVTKIPDEPWSRVSADFCGPFPTGEFLLVVIVDHSRYPVVEILRSTSARSVIPLFDKIFSLFGIQEELKTDNGPPFQSFQFRQFVEQLGFKHHRITPLWPKTNGEAERFMRTLGKAIKTAHIDSKNWKQEMFTFLRNYRATPP; from the coding sequence ATGCTCAAAGCAGAGTGGGAATCATCTCCAAATGATCCCTGCATTCGATCATACTTCGTCAACCGTGACAAACTTACCATCGCTCCTACTGAAAACGGAAGCATTCTACTCTTTGAAAATCGTCTCATCATACAGAAGACAGTTGTAGAACTTGCGCACGAGGGTCACCAAGGAATAGTGAAGACAAAGCAACTATTACGAGACAAAGTATGGTTTCCTGGAATTAACCAGCTAGTCGAAGAGATCTGTAAGAAATGCATACCCTGTGCTGCTAGTACTCCAACAAAACAGCACGAACCACTACAGGTGACAAAAATACCTGATGAACCCTGGTCTCGTGTTTCTGCTGATTTTTGTGGTCCGTTTCCAACAGGAGAGTTCCTATTGGTTGTGATAGTTGACCATTCAAGATACCCTGTGGTAGAAATACTGCGATCTACATCTGCCAGATCTGTAATTCCTCTATTTGACAAAATTTTCTCATTGTTCGGAATACAAGAAGAACTGAAAACGGATAATGGCCCACCATTCCAAAGTTTTCAATTCAGACAGTTTGTAGAACAATTAGGATTCAAACACCATAGGATCACACCACTATGGCCGAAAACCAATGGAGAGGCTGAGAGATTTATGAGAACCCTAGGCAAAGCCATCAAAACAGCCCACATAGACTCCAAGAATTGGAAAcaggaaatgtttacatttctgAGAAACTACAGGGCAACACCCCCATAG